The following proteins are encoded in a genomic region of Anabas testudineus chromosome 13, fAnaTes1.2, whole genome shotgun sequence:
- the LOC113166833 gene encoding eukaryotic translation initiation factor 4 gamma 1: MNKAPQPITGPPSTPHPAPSPGLSQPSFPPGQPSSVVFATPTPPQMNPTPQPRQFAPGPRPIHQQPYYTNRASLPPSSGPRGVPPSSAPRPVTPTHVYQQGSQVMMISGQQLPFPSSPQGPAYFIPGQYRSATYVPTPQQYPVPAGTPAFYPGTSPAEYGTYAGAYYPAQPQFTPSVQAPPVIMNPAPQQQQPPPQPPQHIPTKRERKQIRIRDPNQGGRDITEEIMSGGRSGSTPTPPQTAISGSESTAVPQANGESVTAAATPALVRPDDRGKQTPLPVSKTPEPAKGDPIPTEAISSDTNTKLPVPHLVEAVDTPLNTISTPPPSAPVADVMDAPPPLREPSPSPKQAPEVPAYPAPLPDPVPTSTTHDKTHEKDTEETEEMEKEVETEAEETAASSDTLCFAPPTTSNGVAEVELEKLTVTLPSGHLDAPLESPIAQPEELRLPNGLPLPAPQDPEAPALSTAERDDSPIAEPDVSEQPIIQASTEITHAAPTPVVNATPAPVEQPAPTPDVQEIATEPVVQAASAEPEVQDTVPPVALDVEEETPVPQPTAKEDTPSPAEAISIAESAPEIVATPPPPTTEEREDSPPPPPPQTVAPAPVPVETTMQAAVSVPKKKRKMKELNKKEAVGDLLDAFKEEQVVTPPEPEPALPPAPETQLPAASTPVAEEADLTWEDKEDKLDAENIQPEPPKPNATDKKYQYKEEQWKPINTEEKKKYDREFLLGFQFISASMNRPEGLPAISDVVLDKANKTPLRQLDPSRLPGMNCGPDFTPSFANLGRPSMGGGSRGPPPGMGIGVGGPRRSQQMTRKDQRKIITSMSLNDDVQLNKAEKAWKPSVKKTVRTRAGEEIDDDAEQLKTQDLFKRVRSILNKLTPQKFQQLMKQVTELTIDSEERLKGVIDLTFEKAISEPDFSVAYANMCRCLIGLKVQTTDKPGATVNFRKLLLNRCQKEFEKDKDDDEIFEKKQKELEAASVEEEKQRLTEELEEAKDKARRRSLGNIKFIGELFKLKMLTEVIMHDCIVKLLKNHDEESLECLCRLLSTIGKDLDFEKAKPRMDQYFHQMEKIIKERKTTSRIRFMLQDVLDLRRNNWVPRRGDQGPKTIDQIHKDAELEEHREQMKVQQALISKKESGGGPGGRMGGGGGGGGGGQGGRGGPHTPGRGAAPQDEGWNTVPISKNRPIDASRLSKITKTPVLDFNNQLLAPGGKGTWGSWGKGSSGGTSAKPADCGAESGSRPTTSTLNRFSALQQPSSSSLDSDRRVPQRNSSSRERSDRFDRSDRGSDRFDRRDDRRDDRERNRLQVTKRSFSRENEERSREREQRTSTDPVRRVASMTDDRDRGSRERARSKENETVKRETAATPPPLQTTKPALTEEELDKKSTAIIEEYLHINDMKEALQCVQEMNSTQLLFVFVRNGLESTLERSTIAREHMGLLLHQLIKTGTLPTQQYYKGLHEILEVAEDMAIDIPHIWLYLAEFITPMLHEGGIPMGELFREISKPLIPLGKAGVLLVHILTLLCKGMSHKKAGTMWREAGLQWKDFLPEDVDVNKFVTEKNVEFTLGEESEKSKKKELSSAELTKQLDRLIQDKADNQNIFDWIEANLDEQQTSSNMFVRALMTSICQSAIIYENPYKVEGDQIKQRAKLLQKYLKDEQKELQALYALQALMVQLEQPANLLRMFFDTLYDEDVIKEEAFYKWESSKDPAEQQGKGVALKSVTAFFTWLREAEDESDNS, encoded by the exons TACCGGTCTGCAACCTATGTACCCACGCCCCAGCAATACCCAGTCCCAGCAGGCACCCCGGCATTCTACCCAGGCACCAGCCCCGCTGAATATGGTACTTATG CAGGGGCTTACTACCCTGCCCAGCCTCAGTTCACCCCTTCAGTGCAGGCGCCACCTGTCATTATGAACCCTGCGCCTCAACAGCAGCAACCACCACCTCAGCCTCCTCAACACATCCCCACCAAACGGGAACGTAAACAG ATCAGAATAAGAGACCCTAATCAAGGAGGTCGAGACATTACAGAAGAGATTATGTCAGGAGGCCGCAGTGGCTCTACTCCAACCCCACCACAG ACAGCCATATCTGGATCAGAAAGTACAGCAGTGCCCCAGGCCAACGGTGAGAGTGTCACAGCTGCTGCTACACCAGCACTGGTTAGaccag ATGACAGAGGGAAGCAAACGCCTCTTCCTGTGTCAAAGACGCCTGAACCTGCTAAGGGTGACCCCATCCCCACAGAGGCCATCTCCTCTGATACAAACACTAAACTTCCTGTACCCCATCTAGTAGAAGCAGTGGATACCCCTCTCAACACTATTTCCACCCCCCCTCCCAGTGCTCCAGTTGCAGATGTAATGGATGCTCCCCCACCTCTGAGGGAACCCTCTCCATCCCCCAAACAAGCTCCTGAGGTGCCTGCCTACCCTGCACCCCTCCCTGACCCTGTCCCCACCTCAACTACACATGACAAAACACACgaaaaagacacagaagaaacagaggagatggagaaagaggtGGAGACTGAAGCAGAAGAGACAGCTGCCTCTTCTGATACACTTTGCTTTGCTCCCCCCACCACATCTAATGGTGTGGCAGAGGTTGAGCTGGAAAAATTGACGGTCACGTTGCCATCTGGTCACCTGGATGCCCCACTGGAGTCTCCCATTGCACAGCCCGAGGAGCTCCGCCTTCCTAACGGTCTGCCACTGCCGGCCCCTCAGGATCCCGAGGCCCCTGCACTCAGCACAGCTGAGCGAGACGACAGCCCCATTGCTGAGCCTGATGTAAGTGAGCAGCCTATCATACAGGCCTCGACAGAAATCACACACGCAGCGCCTACACCCGTTGTCAATGCCACACCTGCACCCGTTGAACAGCCTGCACCAACACCCGATGTCCAAGAGATTGCCACTGAACCAGTTGTCCAGGCAGCATCCGCTGAGCCTGAGGTACAAGACACAGTTCCTCCAGTCGCCCTGGATGTTGAAGAAGAGACCCCAGTGCCCCAGCCCACTGCCAAAGAAGATACGCCATCTCCTGCAGAGGCGATTTCCATAGCTGAAAGTGCTCCAGAAATAGTGGCCACTCCTCCCCCTCCCacaacagaggagagggaggacagccctcctcctcctcctcctcagacagTTGCCCCTGCCCCCGTCCCTGTAGAAACTACTATGCAAG ctgctgtgtctgtgccaaagaaaaagaggaagatgaaggagCTGAACAAAAAAGAGGCCGTGGGAGACCTCTTGGATGCCTTTAAAGAG GAACAGGTAGTGACCCCACCTGAGCCAGAACCGGCCCTTCCCCCAGCACCAGAAACCCAGCTGCCTGCTGCTTCCACTCCTGTCGCTGAAGAGGCAGACCTGACCTGGGAGGACAAGGAGGACAAGCTGGATGCAGAGAACATTCAGCCAGAACCTCCCAAACCAAATGCCACAGACAAGAAGTATCAATACAAAGAGG aacAATGGAAACCGATCaacacagaagagaagaagaaatatgaCAGGGAGTTCCTGCTGGGCTTCCAATTCATCTCTGCTAGCATGAACAGGCCTGAGGGTCTACCAGCCATCAGTGACGTTGTCCTAGACAAG GCTAATAAGACTCCTCTTCGTCAACTGGATCCCAGTCGTCTACCAGGAATGAACTGTGGCCCTGACTTCACACCTTCCTTTGCTAACCTGGGTAGGCCTAGCAtgggaggaggaagcagaggacCA CCTCCAGGTATGGGCATTGGAGTTGGCGGTCCGCGTCGCTCACAGCAGATGACAAGGAAAGACCAACGGAAAATCATCACCAGCATGTCACTCAACGACGACGTGCAACTGAACAAAGCAGAAAAGGCTTGGAAACCTTCAGTGAAGAAAACTGTTCGCACCCGTGCTGGAGAGGAGATTGACGACGATGCAGAACAGCTTAAGACCCAGGACCTGTTTAAACGGGTTCGCAGCATCCTAAACAAACTGACCCCCCAAAAGTTTCAACAGCTGATGAAACAGGTGACGGAACTGACTATTGACAGTGAGGAGAGGTTAAAAGGAGTCATTGACCTCACCTTTGAAAAGGCCATCTCTGAGCCAGACTTTTCAGTGGCCTATGCCAACATGTGCCGATGCCTTATCGGG CTTAAAGTCCAAACCACAGATAAGCCGGGAGCCACTGTGAATTTCCGCAAGCTGCTACTAAATCGATGCCAGAAGGAATTTGAAAAggataaagatgatgatgagattTTTGAGAAGAAGCAAAAAGAGCTAGAGGCAGCATCAGTG gaggaggagaagcagcgaCTCACTGAGGAGCTAGAAGAGGCTAAAGATAAGGCCAGGAGGCGCTCACTGGGCAATATCAAGTTCATCGGTGAACTGTTCAAACTTAAAATGCTCACAGAGGTCATCATGCATGATTGCATTGTAAAGTTGCTCAAAAACCATGATGAGGAGTCTTTGGAGTGCTTGTGTAGACTTTTGTCCACGATTGGCAAGGATCTGGACTTCGAGAAGGCCAAg CCTCGTATGGACCAGTACTTTCATCAGatggagaaaataataaagGAGAGGAAGACCACCTCCAGGATCCGCTTCATGCTACAGGATGTGCTGGATCTTCGACGG AACAACTGGGTGCCTCGGCGAGGCGACCAGGGCCCCAAGACCATCGACCAGATCCACAAAGATGCTGAGCTAGAGGAGCACAGGGAGCAGATGAAGGTGCAGCAGGCCCTCATCTCCAAGAAGGAGTCAGGTGGAGGCCCTGGAGGCAGGatgggtggaggaggtggaggaggtggaggaggtcaAGGGGGACGTGGAGGCCCACATACACCAGGCCGTGGTGCTGCTCCCCAGGACGAGGGTTGGAACACAGTGCCCATTTCCAAAAACCGACCCATTGACGCATCTCGCCTTAGCAAAATTACTAAG ACTCCTGTTCTTGACTTCAACAATCAGTTGCTTGCCCCAGGAGGTAAAGGTACATGGGGAAGCTGGGGAAAGGGCAGTAGCGGTGGCACCAGTGCTAAACCTGCAGATTGTG GCGCAGAGTCAGGAAGCCGTCCAACCACCAGCACTTTGAACAGGTTCTCAGCTCTTCAGCAGCCTTCATCCTCTTCACTGGATTCAGACAGACGAGTTCCTCAAAG AAACAGCTCAAGTCGAGAGCGCAGTGATCGCTTCGACCGCTCTGATCGTGGCAGCGACCGTTTTGACCGACGGGACGATCGACGGGACGATCGTGAACGAAACCGGCTGCAGGTCACCAAACGCAGCTTCAGTCGGGAGAACGAGGAGCGTAGCCGGGAGAGAGAGCAGCGCACATCAACCGATCCTGTCCGCCGTGTAGCGAGCATGACAGacgacagagacagaggcagcagagagagagccagGAGCAAAGAGAATG agacagtgaagcGGGAGACAGCTGCtacacctccacctcttcaGACCACCAAACCTGCCTTGACTGAAGAAGAGCTGGACAAGAAGTCCACAGCCATCATTGAGGAGTACCTCCACATCAATGACATGAAA GAGGCTCTGCAGTGTGTGCAGGAGATGAACAGCACTCAGCTGCTCTTTGTATTTGTTCGAAACGGGCTCGAGTCGACACTGGAGCGCAGCACCATCGCCAGAGAGCACATGGGCCTGCTGCTGCATCAGCTCATTAAAACTGGCACCCTTCCCACACAGCAGTACTATAAAGG gcttCATGAAATCCTGGAAGTGGCTGAAGACATGGCCATAGACATCCCTCACATCTGGCTGTACCTGGCAGAGTTTATCACTCCCATGCTCCATGAGGGAGGTATCCCCATGGGAGAACTCTTCAG GGAGATCTCTAAACCTTTGATCCCTCTGGGCAAAGCCGGAGTCCTTCTGGTCCACATCCTCACTTTACTCTGCAAAGGAATG AGCCATAAAAAGGCAGGTACCATGTGGAGAGAGGCAGGTCTCCAGTGGAAAGACTTCCTCCCTGAGGATGTAGACGTTAACAAGTTTGTGACAGAAAAG aATGTGGAGTTCACACTGGGTGAGGAGTCGGAGAAGAGCAAGAAGAAGGAGCTGAGCTCTGCAGAGCTGACCAAACAGCTGGACCGACTGATCCAGGATAAGGCTGACAACCAGAACATCTTTGACTGGATTGAG GCGAACCTAGATGAGCAGCAGACCTCATCCAACATGTTTGTCAGAGCTCTGATGACCTCCATTTGCCAATCTGCAATCATCT aTGAGAACCCTTACAAGGTGGAAGGTGACCAGATCAAACAGAGGGCCAAACTGCTGCAAAAATATCTGAAGGATgagcagaaggagctgcaggcTCTCTACGCCCTGCAGGCCCTGATGGTGCAGTTGGAGCAGCCTGCCA ATTTGCTGCGGATGTTTTTTGACACTCTTTATGACGAGGATGTGATCAAAGAGGAGGCCTTCTACAAGTGGGAGTCCAGCAAAGACCCCGCCGAGCAGCAGGGCAAGGGCGTGGCCCTCAAGTCCGTCACCGCCTTCTTCACTTGGCTCCGCGAGGCTGAGGACGAGTCTGACAACAGCTAG